AAAAGTTCAAGGTCGGAACTTCCTGCATATACCGGTTCGCCCGTCTTTATCACAAACACCCGGCCTTCTTCAAATGCAATTTTATCTCCGGTTTCTTTTCCCTGTCCGACAATAACAGGAAGAGAAAAATAATAAACCGCCGTCAGGATTATTATTAATATAATAGCAATAAAACCGGCAAACGCCGGCTTAAAGAATGAAAAAAGGAAAGACTTGCTTTTTTTAGTTTTTTTATCTGTAAGCGCTGATATTACTTTTTCTTCAAAGTTTCCGTTTACCGGAGGGACTCTCCATTTTGAAAGGATTTCATTCATCTTCTCATATTCTCTGAAAAACCAGGAACAATCCGCGCATTCCTGCAGGTGCTTTTCCGTGTTTTCATACGCTTGTTTTGAAAGAGATTTTTCAAAATAGCTCTGAATATTTTCCCTTATTTTTTCACATTGTTTTTCCATGATCCTCTTTAAGATACGGCCAAAGCAAATCTTTTAGTTTTATTTTGGCCCGGTTCAATTTTGATTTTACAACAACAGAAGGTGTATTCATCAGACCTGCTATTTCTTCATAAGAAAACCTTTCATATTCTTTCAGGATAAAGAACATTCGCTGATCATCAGGAAGCGTTTCGATACATTTTTCTACTCTTTGCTTTAATTCTCCTGTAAGTTCTTCGCTCTCCGTACCGTCATCCAAATAAATATTTTCTTCCACAGGATCCAGCTGGAGCCGCTTAATCCTCAACTCATTAAAGCAATAATTTCTGACAACAGTAAAAACACATGCTGAGAACTCACCCCCCCCGTCCGTATCATACTTTTTCATAAAATCATAAAGACGTACAAATATTTCCTGTACATAGCCTTCAACTTCATTGGCATACTTCCCGCCTAAAAATCTATAAACAACTGAAAAAACAAAGCCCTGATAATGACGAATAACAAGGCGGTATGCTTCCATATCGTTTTTCTTGCATTTTATTAGTATTTCATTACTTATATTTTCCATTAATTATATAATACAATATTTTCTGTGTTAAGTAAACGACGTTGAAACTTTATTTTACATAATTGGTCAGTCAACAGAGGTAGGCGCAGGCTTTAGCCTGCGAAAAGTACAGGTAAATACGGATTTATGAAAATCGAAGAAAAGAAAGACGATAGCAACACGAAAAATAAGAAAGTACATTAAAGGGGACTGTACCGACCTTGGGGCTGTCCCCTATCTTTTCTTTTTTATTAATATTTTCATTACACTTCCCAAGATAAATTTAAAGTCGCTGTCCCGATTATTGGTATGGTAAGTGTTTCTTTTCCTTCATCCACGCTTTCTTCACGCTCTCTTATGCTCGTGAGGTAGCTTTGAGAAACTTGTTTTTTCAAGGCTTTTATGCCGTTTTCAATATCTTTGTTTTCTATCGCTCTGATCTCTTTTATAAACCTGCTATGTTTTAGTGCTTGGAAGGATGTTATTAATGACTTCGGCAAGTACTTTTTCCTGATCTGTTATGAACTTTATATTCATCTATTCTCCCCCCAAGAGCCGGAATATTTACTTGATTTTACCACAAAAGCTGTGCGTTTTACAGGTTAAAGCTAAACAAAACCTTTGTCTATCAAAGTAAAAAAATAATAAGAGCAGATTATTTATGATGCCTTACCGATAGTATAATTCTATTTATCCGTGTCATCTCTTTTAATTATCAGCGCCATCAGACCCTGAATTCCGGGTCTTTTTTTCATACATATATACGCATAATATATGGTAAAATATTTAGACTTATTTAAAATCTCTATTTTTCAACGGAGAAAGGCTTATGAAAGCTAAATTTCTGACCAGGGAGCAGTTTGAAAAGGAAGAATATCTTTTTCTTGCCCCTTATGCAATGAAAAGCGGGGATTCCAAAGGCAGGGAATATCCGGAACCGGAGCATAATTTACGCTCGGCTTTTCAAAGAGACAGGGACAGGATAGTTCATTGCAATGCTTTCCGCCGTCTGGAATATAAAACCCAGGTATTTGTTATCCATGAAGGGGATTACTACAGGACCCGTTTAACCCATACCATTGAAGTATCCCAGGTAGCACGTTCTCTTGCCAGGAATCTCAGATTAAATGAGGACCTGACGGAGGCAATTGCACTCGCGCACGATCTCGGGCATACGCCTTTTGGCCATTCCGGCGAAGAAGTATTAAACAGACTGATGAAAACTCACGGTAAATTTGAACACAACCAGCAAAGTTTAAGAATTGTAACAAAACTAGAAAAACGCTATCCGGATTTCCCCGGCCTAAACCTTACTTTTGAAGTAAGGGATGGCTTGGATAAACACAAATCAGATTATGATATTCCGGCAGCAAAAGGAACTACAACAACACTGGAGGCAGAGATAGTAAATCTTTCGGATGAGATCGCATATCATACACATGATCTTGATGACGGGATAAAATCCCAGTTAATAAACATTGAGGATCTGAGTAAAGTCAGGATTTGCAAGGAATTACTGGGGAAAATACAGACAAAAGAGGATGAGCTTAGAAGGTATGAACTGGTTAAACTGCTTATCAACTATTTTTGTAAAGATCTTATTACCCAGACCCTGGCAAACATAGAAAAATGCAATATTAACAGTATTGCCGACGTGGAAAGATCAAAGATCAAGGTCGTTTCTTTTTCCAAGGAAATGAATGAAAAAAAACGGGAGCTCAGGGATTTTCTTTATAAAAATCTATACAAGCATTACAGGGTCGTCAGAATGGAAGTAAAGCATCAGAACATTCTTGAACAACTGTTTGAAAAATACGATAAATTTTTTGAACATAATCCTGCAAAAGGAAAATACAGCATGCTGCCTCAGGAGATCAGAAACAGAGTGTCAAAAGATTCTGACAAATACAGGGTTATTTGCGACCACATTGCGAACATGACGGACAGATACGCACTGGATGAACATAAAAAGCTTTTTGACGCGTCGGAAAAAGTCTAGAAAAGCAAAATCACTAAGAATTAAGCACTAATCACTAAAAAGACATATAATATAGGTTCGATGATTTTGTTTAGAATTTAGAATTTTGATTTTAGTGATTGAATTTACATTTGTATCAATGTAATCTAATTCGTATAGGAGAACAAATGTTAACAGAAATAACATTAGAAACAACCGTTGAAGCCGGGGTAAGTGCCGGAATAATCGGAAAAATTATCGGTGTTTTGGCGGGATTTATAATCGGCACTATATCTACATTGGGTTATTCCGGAATCGTTTTAATGATGGCCATTGAGTCCGCCTGCATTCCCCTTCCCTCCGAGATAATAATGCCTTTTTCCGGATATCTGGCGGCAAAAGGGCAGTTTACACTCTTCTGGGTATCTTTCGCGGGAGCACTCGGTTGTCTGGTCGGCTCTATTCCTACATATCTTGTCGGTCTTTACGGCGGCAGACCTTTGCTTGAAAAGTACGGCAAATACGTACTTATTTCTCATCATGACATGAAGATCGCCGATAAATTCTTCGAAAAATACGGTGACCTGGCAACTTTCATCAGCAGATTACTTCCGGTAGTACGCACCTTTATCTCGCTTCCTTCCGGAATAGCCAAAACAAATTTCCCAAAATTCTGTCTGTATACTTTTCTCGGATCTTTTGTCTGGTGCTGGTTTCTGGCCTGGGTCGGTTTTAAAATGGGCGAGAACTGGGACACGCTCGGGGTATATTTCCACCGATTTGACGCCGTTATCGGAATAGTAATCCTTGCCGGAGCGATCTGGTATGTAAGAAGGCACTTGAAACAAAAATAGCAGAAAAGCTGAGGCTTAGAGGTTTAGATGGTTGGAGGCTTAGCAAAATCTCGAGGACAGAGGTCGGGTAAAGCAAATAATACCTCCTCTAAAGAAAACTTTACAAACTGGTTTTCATTTTATACCAGTGTAATAATTTAAAGGAAAACCTATGACAACAGTACGCTTTGCTCCTTCACCTACGGGGAATCTTCATATCGGGGGCGCCAGGACGGCGCTTTTTAATTATTTATTTGCCAAACATACAGGCGGGAAGTTTATTTTAAGGATTGAAGATACGGATCAGGAAAGATCCAAAAAAGAGTTTGAAATAAATATTCTTGAGTCAATGAATTGGCTGAGACTGGATCACGACGAATTATACCGGCAGTCGGAGCGCATGGATATTTACAAAGAGTACGCTAAAAGACTTGAGGATAACAACAGCACATATAAATGTTTTTGCACAAAAGACGAACTGGAACAGAAGAGAAAACTTTTCGAAAAACTGAAAAGACCCTACAAATACGACGGTACGTGCAGAAAACTATCAAAAGAAAAAGCTGAAGAATTCAAAAACGCCGGCAAGCCGTTCGTAGTCCGCTTTAAGATGCCCGAAGAGGGTGAAACGGTGATAAACGACCTTGTCAGGGGTAAAATAACTTTTAATAATAAAGAACTTGACGATATCATCCTTGAAAGAACCGACGGTGTGCCGACTTATAATTTCTGCGTGGTCGTAGACGACGCCTTAATGAAAGTAACGCACATCATTCGCGGTGAGGACCATATCTCCAACACTCCCCGCCAGATACAGCTCTATAAAGCGATGGGGTTTGAGCTTCCGGAGTTTGCCCATATACCTTTGATACTTGCCTCCGACAAGACCCGTCTTTCAAAAAGAGCGGGAGCCGCGGCAGTCACAGAGTATCAGGAGGAAGGTTATATTCCTGTTGCCGTGGTTAATTTTCTGGCGCTACTCGGGTGTTCCTACAGCGCAACGGAAGAAATATTCCCTTTAAGCGAACTTATCAAAAGATTTGAGATGAAACAGGTGAATAGAAGCCCTGCGATTTTTGATTTTACAAAACTGGATTTTTTGAACGGCTATTATATAAGGCAAAAAACTGAACCGGAGATAGCAGATTTAGTCCGGC
The window above is part of the Candidatus Firestonebacteria bacterium RIFOXYD2_FULL_39_29 genome. Proteins encoded here:
- a CDS encoding deoxyguanosinetriphosphate triphosphohydrolase — encoded protein: MKAKFLTREQFEKEEYLFLAPYAMKSGDSKGREYPEPEHNLRSAFQRDRDRIVHCNAFRRLEYKTQVFVIHEGDYYRTRLTHTIEVSQVARSLARNLRLNEDLTEAIALAHDLGHTPFGHSGEEVLNRLMKTHGKFEHNQQSLRIVTKLEKRYPDFPGLNLTFEVRDGLDKHKSDYDIPAAKGTTTTLEAEIVNLSDEIAYHTHDLDDGIKSQLINIEDLSKVRICKELLGKIQTKEDELRRYELVKLLINYFCKDLITQTLANIEKCNINSIADVERSKIKVVSFSKEMNEKKRELRDFLYKNLYKHYRVVRMEVKHQNILEQLFEKYDKFFEHNPAKGKYSMLPQEIRNRVSKDSDKYRVICDHIANMTDRYALDEHKKLFDASEKV
- a CDS encoding alkaline phosphatase, producing the protein MIGKIIGVLAGFIIGTISTLGYSGIVLMMAIESACIPLPSEIIMPFSGYLAAKGQFTLFWVSFAGALGCLVGSIPTYLVGLYGGRPLLEKYGKYVLISHHDMKIADKFFEKYGDLATFISRLLPVVRTFISLPSGIAKTNFPKFCLYTFLGSFVWCWFLAWVGFKMGENWDTLGVYFHRFDAVIGIVILAGAIWYVRRHLKQK
- a CDS encoding glutamate--tRNA ligase, coding for MTTVRFAPSPTGNLHIGGARTALFNYLFAKHTGGKFILRIEDTDQERSKKEFEINILESMNWLRLDHDELYRQSERMDIYKEYAKRLEDNNSTYKCFCTKDELEQKRKLFEKLKRPYKYDGTCRKLSKEKAEEFKNAGKPFVVRFKMPEEGETVINDLVRGKITFNNKELDDIILERTDGVPTYNFCVVVDDALMKVTHIIRGEDHISNTPRQIQLYKAMGFELPEFAHIPLILASDKTRLSKRAGAAAVTEYQEEGYIPVAVVNFLALLGCSYSATEEIFPLSELIKRFEMKQVNRSPAIFDFTKLDFLNGYYIRQKTEPEIADLVRPFLLKAGITPEENLLLKVVKLEKERLKKLTDIIDSKYFFTDVTEYDPAAFEKHFKDPAKIELFKRYRTEVAALSFTAAELEAFTRSFAEKNGKKLGELVHPVRLALTGKLISPGLFEVMEVLGKEICLKRFDVILSKN